TAGTGGCGGGACGCCTTCGCACGGTTGCCGCACGCCGCCATCGAGCACCAGCGGCGGGTGCCGTTCCGCGAGATGTCGAAGAAGTGCAGGGCGCACGCGTCGTGGGCGCAGTGGCGGATCCGGTCGGGGGCGGTGGTGAGCAGTTCCAGATAGTTGCGGGCCGGGCCAACCCGTGACGTGAGGGCCCAACCCGTGACGTGAGGGCCCAACCCGTGACGTGAGGGCCCAACCCGTGACGCGCGGGCCCAACCCGTGACGCGCGGGCCCAGAACTAGGTTCACTACCCCGCGAGATGAACACGGAGTGACCGCATTCCGGCCGTTCGGCGAGGCTCCGTGGGCGCGCAGGGTAGTCCAAGATCCACGTACGGTGATCGGTGTTGCCCGTTGCCGCCCAGTTAACGCGCAGGTCACCCCCGGTGCCAACGATCCAGTGTGAGCGGGGTTCGCGACACGAACGCCCCGCGACCACTGCCGACGCGTTCGCACTCGGGGAGACCGCGCCATGTCGCGCATACGCTCTGTCGCCGCCGCCGTACCCGCCCTCAACCGCCGCAGCCTCCTCGCCGCCACGGGAGCGGTGTCCCTCTCCGCGGGGATCGGCTTCGCCCTGCGCCCGGACTCCCCGGCACACGCCGCCACCACCCCGGGCCAGGCACCCGTCGCCGACTCCATCGCGGACGCCAAGGCCAAGGCGGCTGTGGTGCGCCCGTCGGCACCCGCGGCCCTGGCCCCGTACACGCGCGGCACCACCCTGCACAGCGTCGCCGCCCCACGCTCCGGCTCCGGGTTCCGGCGGCTCGGCGACGGCCCCGGCTGGAAACGGGTCGTGCGGGACGAGCTGGCCGCCGCCAAGTCGGGCCGAGCGGATCGGCACACCACGCTCGCCGCGTTCGTGCAGCTCACCGACCTGCACCTGATCGACGCCCAGCACCCGCTGCGGCTGGAGTACCTGCGGGCCCAGAACAAGAGCGCCTGGCGGCCGCACGAGACCCTGACCGTTGCGGGCGCCGTCTCGCTCGTCGAGCGGGTCAACTCGCTGCGGGGAGCCCCCGTCACCGGCTCCCCGCTGCACTTCGTCATGACCACGGGCGACAACACGGACAACAACTCCAAGACAGAGCTGGAGTGGTTCCTGAAGGTCATGAGCGGCGGCCGCATCAGCCCCAACAGCGGGGACCCGCGCCACTACGAGGGCGTTCAGTCCAGCGGCCTCAAGACGTACTGGCAGCCCGACGCGGCCCTCCGCGACGCCGACAAGCAGCTCGGTTTCCCGCGCATCGAAGGCTTCCTGGAGGCGGCGATCCGCGAGCTGCGCAGTCCCGGCCTGAAGCTGCCCTGGTACTCCACGGTCGGCAACCACGACGCCCTGCCGCTGGGCTGCTACGGGTCGCGCGGTGACTCGTACCTCACCGACTTCGCCGTCGGCGGCAAGAAGCTGATGTCGCTGCCCGCGGCGGAGTGTGCCGCCCTGCAGAAGTCCATCAAGAACGCCAGCAGCCCGAAGGGCACGGAGTACAGGGACCTGCTCAAGGCGCACACCCGGCAGATGCGCTCGGTCACGCCCGACGAGTCGCGCGCCCCCTTCACCCCCGCCGAGTACCTCCGGGCGCACCTCGACCCGGCGTACACGGGCCCGGGCCCCATCGGCCACGGCTACTCCTCCGCGAACCTCGCCGCGGGCACCCAGTACTACACCTTCCGCATCGCCGAGGACGTCATCGGCGTCAGCCTCGACACCACCGACCCCGGCGGCCACTACGAGGGCTCCGTCGGCACGGCCCAGCTCCGCTGGCTGGAGAGGACGCTGCGCGAGAACAAGGACTCCTACGTCGTCGTCTTCAGCCACCACACCAGCAAGACGATGCGCAACCGGGTCCCCGACCCCGCGCATCCGGGGGAGAAGCGCCACGGGGGCGAGGAGATGGTGGCCCTGCTGGCGAGCTTCGCCAACGTCCTGGCCTGGGTGAACGGCCACACCCACAAGAACGAGATCATCCCGCACGCCGCCCCCGGCAACCGCTCCTTCTGGGAGATCTCCACCGCCTCCCACGTCGACTACCCCCAACTCGCCCGCGTGATCGAGCTGGTGGACAACAAGGACGGCACGCTGTCCCTGTTCACCACGCTCATCGAGTCCGCGGCCCCGCACGCCACGGACTTCGGCGACCTGACCCAGACGGGCCTGGCGGCGCTCTACCGCGAGATCTCCTTCAACACACCCGGGGCTCGTACGGACCTGTCGGGGACGTCGGGGGACCGCAACACGGAGCTGGTCCTGAAGAAGGGCTGAACCCCCGGCTCTTCAGTGCGCGAAGAGGGTGCTGGCGAGGATCACTCCGCATGACGAGGACGGGCCCGGGAGGCGCGGCCGGGCGGACGCTCCTCAGCGGCTTGATCCGACGGGAAGACCGTGCGGGCCCGGCTCTCCGGGGTCAGTCCGACTCGGCCGGAGTGAAGGTCACGTCCGCCGTGCTGACCGTGCCACCGCGGCGGCCGGGTGCCTTCTGGAAGTCCCAGTAGAGGTTGGTGTGCGCGATCACCTTCTCCGGGCTCGGTGCGCCGTACTCGGTGAGGTCCTCCGTGGTGTGGGCGTCGCCGACCAGGGTGGCGTCGTATCCGCGGGTGAAGGCGCCGTGGAGGGTCGAGCGTATGCACGCGTCGGTCTGGGCGCCCGTGACGACGAGGCGGCCGACGCTCCGTTCGGCGAGCAGCGACTCCAGGTCGGTGGCCTCGAAGGAGTCGCCGTAGAGCTTGTGGACGAGGGGCTCCGAAGGAGAGCGGACCAGCTCCTTGACGTACTGCCAGGCCTCGCTGTCCCGCGGGAGGTGCTCGTCGGAGTGCTGCACCCACACCACGGGCACGTCCTCCGAACGGGCCCTGTCCACCAGGGTGTTGATGTTCGCGATCACGTCGTCGCGGTTGTGGGAGCTTTCCACCACCCCGTTCTGGACGTCGATGATGAGCAGCGCGGTGTTCGGCCGATCGGGCAGGGTCGTCATGGGACGTGACCTTCCTGTCTCTCGTCGCGGAGTCGTGCGGTCGTGGATCCAGTTCGCGCCCACAGTAGAGGCGGCCACTGACAACGCCAGGACTCCGCCGTCCCGCGCCATGTGCGTGATACCCGCGCCATGTGAGAAGGGGCCCCGAGACGACGGTCTCGCGGGCCCCTTCTCTCCCCTCCTGATACCGCCCGGTCCGTCACTACCGGGGCAGCACCACGACATACGCCGCCGGTTCGCGGTCGTTCGAGGCCATCAACGCCGTGCGGACGACGGTGGCTTGCTGTTCCATCGCGTCGCGGAGCTTCTTGGGGGTGATGTAGACGACGGTGATGCCCAGGCGTTCCAGGTGCTCGCGCTTGCGGGCGTACTCGGACCAGAGGGCGTCCTCGTCCTGGCGGGGGGCGCGGGTGTCCAGCTCCACCGCGACCGCCTGCTCCGGCCAGTAGGCGTCCAGGCCGCCGAGATGGGGGCCGCCCGGCAGGCGGAGGTCCACGTTCCACACCGGATCGGGGAGGCCGTACTCGCGGACCATCCGGTAGAGCCGGTCCTCGGCGATCGCGCGGCCCTCGGCGAGCAGCGAGTCCACCGCGTCCACCACGTGCGGGCGGCTCAGCAGCTTGGCCTGGGTCAACTCCCGAACGACCGAGGCCGGTTCGCAGTGGCCGCCGCGTACCGCCTCCGTCAGCAGCCGGCGTACGGCGCCCGCGTCGGCGAGGTCCGTGACCGCGTCGGCGAGGGCGCGGGGGACGGGCGCGACCGGGACTCCGGTGACGTGCAAGGGGGTCGGGAGGGACGGCGTACGGACGATGCGGGCGAAGCCGGTCGAGCGGAGGCGGCGCAGGCGGGGGACCAGGACGTCGATCTTGTGGAGGGAGAGCAACGGCGGGGCCGAGGTGAAGCCGTGCAGGGTGAGGGCCGCCAGGCCCGTGATCAGCGCATCCGTGTACGGCTGTTGGCCGTGGGGTTCCTCGGCGCCCGGCTGGGTGGGGACGGCGGTCGCCGGGCCGGGCACGGGGGAGCGGGTGGCGTACAGCAGGGTCGCGTGCAGCCGTTCCTCGGAGGTGGGTGGGCCGGGGTGGAGGAGGAAGACGCCCGGGAGGATCTGCTGCCAGGGGCCGCCGGGCCGGCACTGCTCGTTCGTGTCGGCGGTGCTCACGCCGTGGGCGCGCAGCTGGGCGGTGGTGAGGACCCGTCGCTGTACGTCGGCCAGGTGGCGGAGGGGGCGGGGGGAGTGGGAGAGCGGGGTGTTGTGGTTCATGACCGGGGGTTTCCCGCGCCCGGTCCGTCCCCTAACCGCTGTTACACGCCCGTCGACAAATCCGGACAAGACGGCACTAAAGTACGGGCGTTCGACTGCCGAAAGGCGCTGGTCCGGATGGGGAGTAATAAAGGTTACGGCTCTGAATACCTGTATTTCGTAACCACTGGGCGCATCGGGTGACGTCACCGAAGAGGGCACCGGCCGGAACCGGTGCCCTCAAGGTGCCTCAGACGGCCCGCGTCCTGTCCGGCCGCCGCCCCACCCGGTAAGCCCTAACCGGCCGCGACCGCCGCCGCATCACACGCCTGCCCCCGCAGCCCCCGCGCCAGATCGTCCCGCGCCTCCAGCACCAGCCGCCGCAGTGCGGGCGCCGCGTCCTCGTGTGCCGTGAGCCAGGCGTCCGTCGCGTCGAGGGTCTCCTGCGTGTCCTCCAGGGCCGGGAACAGTCCCTTCACCACGTCCATGCCGATCTGGATGGACCGCTCGGCCCAGACCCGCACGATCGCGTCGAAGTACTTCGCCACGTACGGCGCGAGCAGCTCCCGCTGGGACGGCTGCGTGAACCCGGCGATCGTCGCCTCGACGAGCGCGTTCGAGAGCGCGTCGGACTCGACCACGGCCGCCCAGGCCTGCGCCTTGACCGCAGCCGAGGGGCGGGCGGCGAGGCAGCGGATCTGATGGCGCTTGCCGGACGCGGTGTCGTCGCGGGCCAGTTCGGCCGTGATCGCCGCCTCGTCCGCGACACCGTGCGCGGCCAGCGGGCCCAGGAACGCCCAGCGCAGCTCCTGGTCGACCTCGAGCCCGTCGATCTTCGCCGTGCCCTCCAACAGCCCCTGCAGCAGCTGGAGATCGGCCTCGCTCGACGCGACGGTGGCGAAGAAGCGGGCCCAGGTGAGCTGGTGCTGGCTGCCCGGCTCGGCGAGCCGCAGCTCCCTCAGCGCGCCCTCGGCGAGCAGGCGCCCGCCCTCGTCGCGCCAGTCGGGCACCGCGTAGTGCGTGAGCGCCGAGTTGGCCCAGGCGTGCAGCATCTGGAGCACACCGATGTCGGACTCGCCGCCCGCGAAACGCAGCACCAGGTCGATGAAGTCACGGGCCGGCATGAGAGCGTCGCGCGTGAGATTCCACAGCGCCGACCAGCACAGGGCGCGCGCCAGTGGGTCGGTGATCTCGCCGAGCCGTTCCCGCAGGGTGGCCAACGAGCCCTCGTCGAAACGGATCTTGCAGTACGTCAGATCGTCGTCGTTGACGAGGACGAGATCAGGGGCCTCGGCGCCGGTCAGCTCGGCGACCACCGTGCGCGGGCCGTCGACGTCCACCTCGGCGCGCGCGTACCGCTCCAGGGTGCCTTCGAGTGAGCGCCGGTACAGACCCAACCCCACGCGGTGCGGGCGCAGTTCGGGGTGCGACTCAGGCGCCTCCTGCAGTACGGACAGCTCCGCGATCCGGCCCTCCGCGTTCAGAATCACCTGCGGGGTGAGGGAGTTGACGCCCGCCGTCTGCAGCCAGGACCGCGCCCAGGCCGCCATGTCCCGCCCGCTCGTCTCCTCCAGGGCCGCGAGCAGGTCGCCGAGGCGCGTGTTGCCGTACGCGTGCCGCTTGAAGTAGCGGCGCGCGCCTTCGAGGAACGCGTCCTGGCCGACGTATGCGACGAGCTGCTTCAGGACGCTGGCGCCCTTGGCGTACGTGATGCCGTCGAAGTTGAGCTTGGCGTCCTGCAGGTCGTGGATGTCCGCCGTGATGGGGTGCGTGGACGGCAGCTGGTCCGCGCGGTACGCCCACGCCTTGCGGCGGTTGGCGAAGGTGATCCAGCCGTTCTTGAAGCGGGTGGCGCCGACCAGCGAGAACGCGCCCATGAAGTCGGCGAAGGACTCCTTGAGCCACAGGTCGTCCCACCACTCCATGGTGACGAGGTCGCCGAACCACATGTGCGCCATCTCGTGCAGGATGACGTTCGCCCGGCCCTCGTACGACGCCTGCGTCACCTGGCCGCGGAAGATGAACTCCTCGCGGAAGGTCACGAGTCCGGGGTTCTCCATCGCGCCGAGGTTGTACTCGGGCACGAACGCCTGGTCGTACTTCCCGAACGGGTACGGGTAGTCGAAGTGGTCGTGGAAGAAGTCCAGGCCCTGCTTGGTCACCAGGAACACGTCGTCGGAGTCGAAGTGGGGAGCCAGGCCCTTGCGGCACATCGCGCCGAGGGGGATCTCCAGCGTCGTACCGTCGCCGAACGTGCGGGTGTAGGTGTCGGTCACGTGGTGGTACGGGCCCGCCACGACCGCCGTGATGTACGTCGAGATCGGCTTCGTCTCGGCGAACCTCCAGACGCCGTCGGTGAGTTCACCGGCGCCGTTGCTCCAGACGGTCCAGCCCTCCGGGGCCCGCACCTCGAAGCGGAAGGGGGCCTTGAGGTCCGGCTGCTCGAAGTTCGCGAAGACGCGCCGGGCGTCGGCGGGCTCGTACTGCGTGTACAGATACACCTCGCCGTCCTCGGGGTCGACGAAGCGGTGCATGCCCTCGCCGGTGCGGGAGTAGGCGCACTGGGCGTCGACGACGAGTTCGTTCTCGGCGGCCAGGTCTTCCAGCCGGATCCGAGAGCCGTCGAAGACCTCGACCGGGTCGAGATCCTGGCCGTTGAGTGAGACGGCCGTGACGCTCGATGCGATGAGGTCGGCGAAGCTCGCCGCGCCCGGCTCGGCGCAGCGGAAGCGGATGGTGGTCACGGACCGGAACGTCCGCGGCCCGTCGGCGCCGTCCTCGCCGGTGGCGGGATCGACGGTAGCGGACTCGCCCACCGCCGACCGCAGGTCGAGGGCCACGTCGTACCCGTCGACGGACAGCAGGGCGGCCCGCTCCCGGGCCTCGTCGCGGGACAGATTCTCACCGGGCACGGGCGGCACTCCCTCAGGACATCTCGGATACGTTGCGCATACGGCTGAACAGGACCGATCCTGCCATGCACCCCTGACCGCGGACAGCCGGGAACGGGCCGGGAATGGGATGCGGGAGGGCGATGTTGCCTGCTGAAGGAGTACCTGGAGCACCGTTGCCCTTCGTCCACCGCATTCCGAGGAGAGCCATGTCCGAGACCGCCACGACATCCGGCAAGACCCCCGTCGACTTCTGGTTCGACCCGCTGTGCCCCTGGGCCTGGATGAGCTCGCGGTGGGTCCTGGAAGTGGAGAAGGTCCGGGACATCGAGGTCCGCTGGCACATCATGAGCCTCGCCGTCCTGAACGAGCCCAAGCTGGACGAGCTTCCCGAGGAGTACCGCGAGATGCTCGCGACCACGGCGTGGCAGCCGGTCCGCGTCGTGACCGCCGCCTGGCAGAAGCACGGCGACGACGTCCTCGGCCCGCTCTACACAGCGCTCGGCACCCGCATCCACAACCAGGAGGAGGGCCCGACCCGCGAGGCGACCGCGGCCGCGCTCGAGGAGGCCGGCCTGCCCGCCGACCTCATGGCCTACTGGGACCAGGAGGACTTCGAGTACGACGCCGAGCTGCGCGCCTCCCACAAGGAGGGCATCGACAAGGTCGGCCAGGACGTCGGCACCCCGGTCATCGCCGTCCCCGGCCACGACGGCGAGCAGATCGCCTTCTTCGGCCCGGTCGTCACCCCCGCCCCCAAGGGCGAGGAGGCCGCCAAGCTGTGGGACGGCACGCTGCTCGTCGCCTCGGTGCCGGGCTTCTACGAGATCAAGCGCACGCGGACGGCGGGGCCGGACTTCAGCAACCTGTGAGCCCCGGCGCCGGCTGCCACGCACACGCCACCCGCGCCTGCTCGGCGTAGAGGACCCTCCTCCCACTCGGCGTGGAGGGCCCTTCGCCTACTCGGCGTAGAGGGCGCTGAGCCGTGGCAGCCGGCGCTCCGTCTCCCCGGTGTCGTCGAAGTCCCAGGCCGGCTCCAGATCCGGATACCTGATCGTGAAGGAGTCCTGGGGCAGCTCCTCGCCGGTCGCCCTGAGATACGCGTCCCAGGCGAGACCGAGGGCGCTCTCGCACTCCATCTCGAAGCCCTCCTCGGCCGCGTCCCGGACCACCGCCAGCTCCGCGAGCGCGTCGGGCTCGGCCACGACACGCTCGTACACCTGCTGTCCCTGCAGGAGCAGCCAGCCGCGGAAGTAGTCGAAGCCGTCGTCGGAACAGCCGCCGTTGATGACATACGCCGCCGCCCACAGGGGATTGCGGTACGACATGGCCAGCAGGTCCCACAGCACCTGCTGGGCGGCGACTATCTCCCCGGCCGGCCGCTCGGCGAGCAGCGCGACCGCCCGCTCGGCGACGGCCTCGCTGTCCGACGGGTCGCCCGTCTGGCGCCGCGCTTCTTCGACCACGTTCCAGAACTCTCCGGTGTCCATGGATGAAGAGTGCCAGGAGGGTCTGACAACGGGGCGTCAGCCTGTGTCGGGATCGGGCTTGGGTGTGCGGAACTCCTCGGGGAGGAAGCCGCCGTCGCTCCTCTTGTCGTAGCGCTGGAACCACAGACAGCCCGCGACTGCGCAACGCCAGTAGTCGTGCACGTAGACGATCTTCTTGATCGTCTGCACAGCTACCTTCTCGGCATCGGTGAGTGGACGGAAGTCCTGCATGCCGCCGCAGGTCGGACAGGCCTTGCTCTTCGTCATGAGCTTCTCCGCGCGATCGCCGCCAGGTCCGGGAAGTCCGTCACCACCGCGTCCACCCCCAGTCGGTAGTACAGCGCGTATTCCGCGAACGCGGTGCCGAAATCGTTGGCTCCGGTGCCCCGTCGGAAGTCCGTCGGCAGGAACTGGTTCTCCGCCCGGAAGGTGTACGGGCCGATCCGCAGGCCGAGCCCGCCGCGATGGACCCCCGGGCCGGCGCCTTCGAACCGTCCGGCGCGCTCGCGTACCCGGACAGACCGAACCCGCCCTGGGCATGGCCGTGTTGGCGGCGTACGGCAGTGGAGCCGCCCCTTCGCTCGCGGACGCCGCCGACCGCATGGTCCGCGTCCGCACGGTTGTCGAACCCCGCCCCGCCCGTACGGCAGTCTTCGCCGACCCGTACGCCCGGCTCGTCGACGAGCTGGAGCGGCGCGGCTGGCTGCCCCCTTCCGTCGCGGCGCACGCGCGCGTGCGCCTGGACCTGGATACTGCGGGGTCATGAGTACGACGAGCACCCGCGGTGCGACCCTTCTGCTGGCCCGGCACGGGCAGACCATCTGGCACGCCGAGAACCGTTACGCGGGCATCAGCGACGTCCCCCTCACCGACGAGGGGCGCGCCGAGGCTCAGGCTCTCGGCCGCTGGGCCGCCGCGCACCCGGTCGACGCGGTCTGGACGTCGACCGTCGCCCGCGCCATGGCCACCGCGGAGCCCGCCTGCAGCGCCCTGGGTCTCACCCCGCACCGCGAACCCGCCCTGCGCGAATGCGACTTCGGGGTCGTGGAGGGCCGCACGC
This genomic interval from Streptomyces dengpaensis contains the following:
- a CDS encoding TIGR03767 family metallophosphoesterase; the encoded protein is MSRIRSVAAAVPALNRRSLLAATGAVSLSAGIGFALRPDSPAHAATTPGQAPVADSIADAKAKAAVVRPSAPAALAPYTRGTTLHSVAAPRSGSGFRRLGDGPGWKRVVRDELAAAKSGRADRHTTLAAFVQLTDLHLIDAQHPLRLEYLRAQNKSAWRPHETLTVAGAVSLVERVNSLRGAPVTGSPLHFVMTTGDNTDNNSKTELEWFLKVMSGGRISPNSGDPRHYEGVQSSGLKTYWQPDAALRDADKQLGFPRIEGFLEAAIRELRSPGLKLPWYSTVGNHDALPLGCYGSRGDSYLTDFAVGGKKLMSLPAAECAALQKSIKNASSPKGTEYRDLLKAHTRQMRSVTPDESRAPFTPAEYLRAHLDPAYTGPGPIGHGYSSANLAAGTQYYTFRIAEDVIGVSLDTTDPGGHYEGSVGTAQLRWLERTLRENKDSYVVVFSHHTSKTMRNRVPDPAHPGEKRHGGEEMVALLASFANVLAWVNGHTHKNEIIPHAAPGNRSFWEISTASHVDYPQLARVIELVDNKDGTLSLFTTLIESAAPHATDFGDLTQTGLAALYREISFNTPGARTDLSGTSGDRNTELVLKKG
- a CDS encoding isochorismatase family protein, whose translation is MTTLPDRPNTALLIIDVQNGVVESSHNRDDVIANINTLVDRARSEDVPVVWVQHSDEHLPRDSEAWQYVKELVRSPSEPLVHKLYGDSFEATDLESLLAERSVGRLVVTGAQTDACIRSTLHGAFTRGYDATLVGDAHTTEDLTEYGAPSPEKVIAHTNLYWDFQKAPGRRGGTVSTADVTFTPAESD
- the pepN gene encoding aminopeptidase N, with amino-acid sequence MPGENLSRDEARERAALLSVDGYDVALDLRSAVGESATVDPATGEDGADGPRTFRSVTTIRFRCAEPGAASFADLIASSVTAVSLNGQDLDPVEVFDGSRIRLEDLAAENELVVDAQCAYSRTGEGMHRFVDPEDGEVYLYTQYEPADARRVFANFEQPDLKAPFRFEVRAPEGWTVWSNGAGELTDGVWRFAETKPISTYITAVVAGPYHHVTDTYTRTFGDGTTLEIPLGAMCRKGLAPHFDSDDVFLVTKQGLDFFHDHFDYPYPFGKYDQAFVPEYNLGAMENPGLVTFREEFIFRGQVTQASYEGRANVILHEMAHMWFGDLVTMEWWDDLWLKESFADFMGAFSLVGATRFKNGWITFANRRKAWAYRADQLPSTHPITADIHDLQDAKLNFDGITYAKGASVLKQLVAYVGQDAFLEGARRYFKRHAYGNTRLGDLLAALEETSGRDMAAWARSWLQTAGVNSLTPQVILNAEGRIAELSVLQEAPESHPELRPHRVGLGLYRRSLEGTLERYARAEVDVDGPRTVVAELTGAEAPDLVLVNDDDLTYCKIRFDEGSLATLRERLGEITDPLARALCWSALWNLTRDALMPARDFIDLVLRFAGGESDIGVLQMLHAWANSALTHYAVPDWRDEGGRLLAEGALRELRLAEPGSQHQLTWARFFATVASSEADLQLLQGLLEGTAKIDGLEVDQELRWAFLGPLAAHGVADEAAITAELARDDTASGKRHQIRCLAARPSAAVKAQAWAAVVESDALSNALVEATIAGFTQPSQRELLAPYVAKYFDAIVRVWAERSIQIGMDVVKGLFPALEDTQETLDATDAWLTAHEDAAPALRRLVLEARDDLARGLRGQACDAAAVAAG
- a CDS encoding DsbA family protein, which gives rise to MSETATTSGKTPVDFWFDPLCPWAWMSSRWVLEVEKVRDIEVRWHIMSLAVLNEPKLDELPEEYREMLATTAWQPVRVVTAAWQKHGDDVLGPLYTALGTRIHNQEEGPTREATAAALEEAGLPADLMAYWDQEDFEYDAELRASHKEGIDKVGQDVGTPVIAVPGHDGEQIAFFGPVVTPAPKGEEAAKLWDGTLLVASVPGFYEIKRTRTAGPDFSNL
- a CDS encoding DUF4240 domain-containing protein — its product is MDTGEFWNVVEEARRQTGDPSDSEAVAERAVALLAERPAGEIVAAQQVLWDLLAMSYRNPLWAAAYVINGGCSDDGFDYFRGWLLLQGQQVYERVVAEPDALAELAVVRDAAEEGFEMECESALGLAWDAYLRATGEELPQDSFTIRYPDLEPAWDFDDTGETERRLPRLSALYAE